Sequence from the Fusarium oxysporum Fo47 chromosome VI, complete sequence genome:
CTGCACCGTGAGCTTGCTTCCGGTCTGTCTTTCCCTGTTGGTTTCAAGAACGGCACAGACGGTAGTCTTGGTGTTGCCATTGACGCTAttggcgctgctgctgctcagcaCCACTTCATGGGTGTCACAAAGCAGGGCCTTGCTGCTATTACCCGCACCAAGGGCAACGAGCACTGCTTTGTTATTCTCCGTGGTGGAACCAAGGGCACAAACTTCGACAAGGAGAGCGTCCAGGCTGCTAAGAAGGTCCTTCAggacaagaagcagaaggaggCTATCATGATTGATTGCTCCCACGGTATGTTTCCGAACTATACCAATCGAGTTTGAAATACTAACATGCGTCAGGTAACTCTTCCAAGAACCACAAGAACCAGCCCAAGGTTGCCAAGGTTGTTGGTGAACAACTTCGTGAGGGTGAGAAGGCCATCATTGGTGTCATGATCGAGTCCAACATTGGCGAGGGTAACCAAAAGGTTCCCGCTGAGGGTCCTGCTGCTCTCCAGCGTGGTGTCAGCATCACTGATGCTTGCATCAACTGGGAGGACACAGCCGTTGTGCTCGAGGACTTGGCTGATGCTGTCCGCACTCGCCGCAAGGTCAACCGCTCTTAGAAGGTTGCACCTGTGAAGTAGAAGGAGTGGAATACGAGGATTTAGTTAAAAATGCTGTGTTGTTTTGGGAGTTAATGAATAGACCTAGGTAGAAAGGTCAGGTGATGGAAAAGTCGGCGCACATAGGTTGCATGGAAATTGGCACAATGCCTGATCTTTTTATCATATACACTCATGAATATTCCGAACATTGCTAAAGGGGTCAACTGACCTCCTGTAAACTTCAGATAACCCAAGGACGCCAGACTCCTCTACCAAGTGACGGAGCCACAGATACCACACCTATCCAAACACAGATGAGTACGATGCCATATCATTATCATCTCATCGGAAGTTCCCTTGCATGGGAGCATAATTGCTGCCCTGTCTTCCAAACGTAGGCCCCTGGCGCAACGCCACAACCTTCTTGAACGCAGCCCAGCCCAACAATCCAACAGTACCAATAATGAAAGCCCATACTAtgatcttgtctttgttgctGTCACGTTGAAAGCACATAGTCGTGACGTCCTCTTCTGTCGCGTCCTTACAGAAGTCAATGCCCTGCTTGAGACAAAAGGCCTTGGTACATTCGGAGCATGATTTCGATTTCGAGCGTGGCTCGAGATGAGGAGTCGAGAAATCGAGAACGGCGCGACGAAGCTGGGATGAGGATGTTTCGCCTTTGGGCCCGAGAGGGATAATGGTGCTGTTCTTAAAGCATGTGCATTTACAGAAGGTTGGCGCGGCTGGAATGTGTCAGCTCTGTTCAGTGTAGATACCCGTTATACTAACACGCTGCGGCAAGCGAGACCAAAGCTCCTAGCAGGAGGATAAACAGAGATATTCGTGCCATTACGGCTAATTTGGGCTGTAGATAATGTCTTATCGATCATGGAGGTCGCACGTCAATCACTTGAGGCTATCGATAGTTGACAACAAGTGGGCCAAATCAGAGTATCCACTTCAGCCTCGTAAACTCCCATTGGCCAATAGAACCACGCTGTAAAAAGTTCCATATTGAAGTCGGTCTCTAACCGTCCCATCATCACGACTTCTTTCGGCTTTCTCTCAGTCCGCCGATTCGTCACGTCAAAATGCCTCGAATACCGCGGGTAGGGGCTCTAGCCTCTCTTCCATCGACAGTCGTCCCCGTCAACCGAGTCCCCTTCGTTGCCCGCGtcgccttctcaacaaccccCGTCCACGCAGC
This genomic interval carries:
- a CDS encoding putative MFS transporter, which codes for MARISLFILLLGALVSLAAASAPTFCKCTCFKNSTIIPLGPKGETSSSQLRRAVLDFSTPHLEPRSKSKSCSECTKAFCLKQGIDFCKDATEEDVTTMCFQRDSNKDKIIVWAFIIGTVGLLGWAAFKKVVALRQGPTFGRQGSNYAPMQGNFR